One Ananas comosus cultivar F153 linkage group 1, ASM154086v1, whole genome shotgun sequence DNA window includes the following coding sequences:
- the LOC109716362 gene encoding heavy metal-associated isoprenylated plant protein 39-like, with protein sequence MDMKEKKLTVVGDVDPVCIACKVRKFWRADISHVGLAKEEDKKKNEPPKGGDKKVPNDPVFTPYIPYVQVTEDYPQCCVIC encoded by the coding sequence ATGGACATGAAGGAAAAGAAGCTCACCGTTGTCGGGGACGTCGACCCGGTGTGCATCGCCTGCAAGGTGAGGAAGTTTTGGCGCGCCGACATTTCCCATGTTGGGCTGGCCAAGGAGGAGGACAAGAAGAAAAACGAGCCCCCGAAAGGCGGCGACAAGAAGGTTCCGAACGACCCCGTGTTTACTCCGTACATTCCTTATGTACAAGTTACCGAGGACTACCCTCAATGCTGTGTGATCTGCTGA